In a single window of the Campylobacter iguaniorum genome:
- a CDS encoding asparagine synthetase B family protein, with protein MKTLCENLNVIFDKFVTLGNTTIFFDEDIYNKQFLGDKICGNAKNSGEILLQLYEKYGSDFLSQLNGNFAFLIYDKDANLAFGANDTLGAKQLFYYKKSGKFIFSTSIKSILSALNHTPSPNLKALDSYLSFMKTTSYETFYEGIFCLNGGEYFRLENGKFEINSFENLRGIDEINLDFETASKKALDLLAKSLNLRVASSQNPCFLLSGGIDSSMICALYKQIYGGKFDTFSLGFDEFKNYDESAAALESSRFLDSNYHQITLNKSDFLDILDNFFEIFDEPIADSACLPLYHLSKKITQNGFCEAFSGEGGDECFLGYRLYFRVLEFYQKSLSKQDYPPISKDYEYLRRKELGLPIYGSFGEVFTHFGKSHLLKNYALGEPLSEYKNDYTNLRQMSYIDFKIWTGVAMSKTRQIGVKNALNFKTPFLDLDLVKFSLSLADSTKYQHSTKDILKFIAKDFLPKEIIERKKKGFSSPFMEWILAEFGKTIIDEILSVNKLIPLFDEEFVKILYQKATQGRFKQHLYSLFIFAKWFKKNYI; from the coding sequence ATGAAAACTCTCTGCGAAAATTTAAACGTAATCTTTGATAAATTTGTAACCTTAGGTAACACAACTATATTTTTTGATGAAGATATTTATAACAAGCAATTTTTGGGCGATAAAATTTGTGGTAATGCTAAAAATAGTGGTGAAATTTTACTTCAACTTTATGAAAAATATGGCTCTGATTTTTTGAGTCAGCTAAATGGGAATTTCGCCTTTTTGATCTACGACAAAGACGCAAATTTAGCATTTGGTGCGAATGACACTCTTGGTGCTAAGCAGCTTTTTTACTATAAAAAATCTGGCAAATTTATATTTTCAACCAGCATAAAATCGATTTTATCAGCTCTTAATCACACTCCAAGCCCAAATTTAAAAGCCCTTGATAGCTATCTTAGTTTTATGAAAACAACAAGCTACGAGACGTTTTATGAGGGTATTTTTTGTCTTAATGGGGGCGAGTATTTTAGGCTAGAAAATGGCAAATTTGAGATAAATAGTTTTGAGAATTTGCGTGGTATTGATGAGATAAATTTGGATTTTGAAACGGCTTCAAAAAAGGCTTTAGATTTGCTAGCTAAATCGCTAAATTTAAGAGTGGCAAGTAGCCAAAATCCTTGTTTTTTGCTCTCTGGCGGGATTGATAGCTCCATGATTTGCGCACTTTATAAGCAAATTTATGGTGGTAAATTTGATACATTTAGTCTTGGATTTGATGAGTTTAAAAACTACGATGAGAGTGCTGCGGCTTTAGAAAGTAGTAGATTTCTAGACTCAAACTACCACCAAATCACGTTAAATAAAAGTGATTTTTTAGATATTTTGGATAATTTTTTTGAGATTTTTGATGAGCCAATTGCTGATAGCGCATGTTTGCCACTTTATCATTTAAGCAAAAAAATCACGCAAAACGGCTTTTGTGAGGCGTTTAGTGGCGAGGGCGGTGATGAGTGTTTTTTAGGATATAGGTTATACTTTAGGGTGCTTGAGTTTTATCAAAAAAGCCTATCCAAGCAAGATTATCCGCCCATCAGCAAGGACTATGAATATCTAAGGCGGAAAGAGCTAGGACTACCAATATATGGCTCTTTTGGGGAGGTTTTTACGCATTTTGGTAAGTCGCATTTGCTAAAAAACTACGCCTTAGGCGAACCGCTAAGCGAGTATAAAAATGACTACACAAATTTACGCCAAATGAGTTATATTGACTTTAAAATTTGGACTGGCGTGGCGATGAGTAAAACAAGGCAAATCGGCGTCAAAAACGCTCTAAACTTTAAAACGCCGTTTTTGGATCTTGATTTGGTTAAATTTAGCCTAAGTTTGGCTGATAGCACGAAATACCAGCATTCTACCAAAGATATTTTAAAATTTATAGCTAAGGATTTTCTGCCAAAAGAGATCATAGAACGCAAGAAAAAGGGCTTTAGTTCGCCATTTATGGAGTGGATTTTAGCTGAATTTGGCAAAACGATAATAGATGAAATTTTAAGCGTAAATAAACTTATACCACTTTTTGATGAAGAATTTGTCAAAATCCTCTACCAAAAAGCCACTCAAGGCAGATTCAAACAGCACCTTTACTCGCTTTTCATCTTTGCAAAGTGGTTTAAGAAAAATTACATTTGA
- the pseB gene encoding UDP-N-acetylglucosamine 4,6-dehydratase (inverting) yields the protein MFNGKNILITGGTGSFGKKYTKILLENYKPNKIIIYSRDEMKQYEMASEFSDKCMRYFIGDVRDERRLQTAMNSVDYVIHAAAMKHVPVAEYNPMECIKTNINGAQNVINAALANGVSKVIALSTDKACNPVNLYGATKLASDKLFIAANNIAGNKPTRFSVVRYGNVVGSRGSVVPLFKKLIAGGERELPITDDRMTRFWITLEDGVKFVLKNFARMQGGELFIPKIPSMKMTDLARAMAPDLGIKIIGIRPGEKLHEMMISKDDAHHTYEFSDHYVITPSIQFVAEPNFGINLLGENGIKVNDEFEYSSNTNRQWLDTNSLNNILTKI from the coding sequence ATGTTTAATGGCAAAAATATACTGATAACTGGCGGAACTGGGAGCTTTGGTAAAAAATACACAAAAATCCTACTAGAGAACTACAAACCAAACAAAATCATCATCTACTCACGCGATGAGATGAAACAATACGAAATGGCAAGCGAATTTAGCGACAAATGTATGCGTTATTTCATAGGCGATGTCAGAGATGAAAGACGCCTCCAAACCGCAATGAACTCTGTGGATTACGTCATTCACGCTGCAGCGATGAAGCACGTGCCAGTGGCTGAATACAATCCAATGGAATGTATCAAAACCAACATAAACGGCGCTCAAAACGTCATAAATGCGGCGCTAGCAAATGGCGTCTCTAAAGTCATTGCCCTTAGCACAGACAAAGCTTGCAATCCAGTCAATCTATATGGCGCGACCAAGCTAGCTAGCGACAAGCTCTTCATCGCTGCAAACAACATCGCAGGCAACAAGCCAACTCGCTTTAGCGTCGTAAGATATGGCAATGTCGTAGGAAGTCGTGGCTCAGTCGTGCCACTGTTTAAAAAGCTAATCGCTGGGGGCGAGAGAGAGCTGCCTATCACAGATGATAGAATGACTAGATTTTGGATTACGCTTGAAGATGGCGTTAAATTTGTTCTTAAAAACTTCGCTAGAATGCAAGGCGGAGAACTTTTCATCCCAAAAATCCCATCTATGAAAATGACCGATCTAGCCCGTGCTATGGCGCCTGATCTTGGCATCAAAATCATAGGTATTCGCCCTGGAGAAAAACTCCATGAGATGATGATAAGTAAAGATGACGCACACCATACTTATGAGTTTAGCGATCATTACGTTATCACACCGTCAATTCAGTTTGTAGCAGAGCCAAATTTTGGCATAAATTTATTAGGAGAAAATGGTATAAAAGTAAATGATGAGTTTGAATATAGCTCAAATACAAATAGACAATGGCTTGATACAAATAGCTTAAATAATATACTCACAAAAATTTAA
- a CDS encoding flagellin B translates to MGFRINNNIAAMSAHTNSVMNNRNLDSSLGKLSSGLRIQSAADDASGMSIADSLRSQANGLGQAIKNGNDAIGIVQTADKAMDEQIKILDTIKTKSIQAAQDGQSSDSRRALQNDISRLLEELDNIAKTTSFNGQQLLSGSFSNKEFQIGAYSNETAKVSIGATDSNSIGHTRFETTMNTVVTTSLAGSVTVKLSGIDGFPSGYTFKAIDANTLKQDGYKALADQVNAISDQTGVKASVNNTQVMSVAVQAGTIKGLTINGVLIGDITVKAGDSDNVLAAAINKKKDETGVEASIENGKLTLATKDGRAIAVDTTSLGGFSIAGGKVTASTGAGKTYLGQITFTRQDARDIKIGINGLSAMSSSGMSVGASISVASVASSSYNQASVNLKYMNSGTIASDIAKAMGFFKGGETATAQSGGVNSFAGAQAMIDVAESAQKTLDSIRADLGSVQNQLVSTINNISVTQVNVKSAESQIRDVDFAEESANFSKFNILAQSGSYAMSQANTVQQNVLRLLQ, encoded by the coding sequence ATGGGATTTAGAATCAACAATAACATCGCTGCGATGTCTGCACACACAAACTCAGTTATGAATAACCGTAACCTTGATAGCTCACTTGGAAAACTTAGCTCAGGTCTAAGAATCCAATCAGCAGCAGATGATGCTTCTGGTATGAGTATCGCCGACAGCTTGAGAAGTCAAGCAAATGGTCTTGGTCAAGCTATCAAAAATGGTAACGACGCAATCGGTATAGTTCAAACAGCAGATAAAGCTATGGATGAGCAAATCAAGATTCTTGATACTATCAAAACTAAATCTATCCAAGCAGCTCAAGATGGTCAAAGCAGTGACTCAAGACGTGCACTTCAAAACGACATCAGTAGACTACTTGAAGAGCTAGATAACATAGCTAAAACAACAAGTTTCAACGGACAACAACTATTGAGCGGAAGCTTTAGCAATAAAGAATTCCAAATCGGTGCATACTCAAACGAAACAGCTAAAGTAAGCATAGGTGCTACAGATTCAAACTCTATAGGTCATACTAGATTTGAAACTACAATGAATACTGTTGTCACAACAAGTTTGGCTGGTTCTGTTACTGTAAAATTAAGTGGTATAGATGGATTCCCTAGCGGATATACATTTAAAGCTATAGATGCTAATACTTTAAAACAAGATGGTTATAAAGCATTAGCTGATCAAGTAAATGCTATATCTGATCAAACAGGTGTAAAAGCTAGTGTAAACAATACTCAAGTTATGAGTGTAGCAGTTCAAGCTGGTACTATAAAAGGCTTAACTATAAATGGTGTCTTAATAGGTGATATAACTGTAAAAGCTGGAGATAGCGACAATGTCCTAGCAGCTGCTATCAATAAGAAAAAAGATGAAACTGGCGTAGAAGCAAGTATAGAAAATGGTAAATTAACTCTAGCCACCAAAGACGGTAGAGCTATTGCCGTAGATACAACATCTCTTGGTGGATTTAGTATAGCTGGTGGTAAAGTTACTGCTAGTACGGGTGCTGGTAAAACATATTTAGGACAAATTACATTCACTAGACAAGATGCTAGAGATATCAAAATAGGTATAAACGGTCTTTCAGCAATGTCTTCTTCTGGTATGTCTGTTGGCGCATCTATTTCTGTTGCGTCTGTTGCGTCAAGTTCATACAATCAAGCTTCTGTAAACTTGAAATATATGAACTCAGGAACTATAGCTTCTGATATTGCTAAGGCTATGGGATTCTTTAAAGGTGGTGAAACAGCTACAGCTCAATCAGGTGGTGTAAATAGCTTCGCAGGCGCTCAAGCTATGATAGATGTCGCTGAATCAGCTCAAAAAACACTTGATAGCATTAGAGCTGACTTAGGTTCTGTACAAAACCAACTAGTAAGCACTATTAATAACATTAGCGTAACTCAAGTAAACGTTAAATCAGCAGAAAGCCAAATCCGTGATGTTGACTTCGCTGAAGAGAGTGCAAACTTCTCTAAATTTAACATCTTAGCTCAAAGTGGTAGCTATGCAATGAGCCAAGCTAATACAGTACAACAAAACGTTCTTAGACTACTTCAGTAG
- a CDS encoding motility associated factor glycosyltransferase family protein, whose product MEKEARKLTPDEIKFKELNDKLADKIATKKEITTLDRNIVSIMPYAIDTATELFELKENTKFGVFMGKDPLDINIVNLETKEYLYESPAKDVEKKLIEFEKEYSRHKAIFIYGIGNGIFLKSLLANPSHAKIIVFEPELEILYAALSLIDFSQEIFKDRLIILKADMVKFIELYIICRIPDIFNSLRLYNLHIINDYYAQDKYKDNILTINQEMARAISQAIKERGNDSKDNLIGMEYTTKHLPNVFSGVPLKRIIDKRKKKCKSAVIVSTGPSLAKQLPMLKKLAPYTTIIAVDASYPVLKKYGIKPDYVTSIERVPATSKFFSEPVSDFDNGIIFIVASLTHDDTVANLKGREVCYALRPLAYEMSFKDYTFGYIGGGQSAAHMAFNVAQVLECDDIILIGQDLAFGEDGSSHSKGHIFKSTEIDPTKREKIMTTKYGGVGEIATTTTWNVFRTYFEHSIANLKRANGEYPVYNCTEGGARIEGTIEVPFKQKADEIIKAGIKKKFATVPKLTPKQQELRLIKTKRYLKSVLKYGEKLQKQCEKMFLKIAKEIEKDKKLIAKDQKDKIDYMKLQQISFDIDALKEKTYKEPMFLSVYYAVCSSMLLHQELELAVISARRVDNEDEKNDKLFEWVSCQSYWFFSLAGSIDAALGRLKEASKDWMGDN is encoded by the coding sequence ATGGAAAAAGAAGCTAGAAAACTAACGCCCGATGAGATTAAATTTAAAGAGCTAAACGACAAACTCGCAGACAAAATAGCAACCAAAAAAGAGATAACCACGCTAGATAGAAACATCGTATCCATTATGCCTTATGCTATAGATACAGCTACTGAGCTTTTCGAGCTGAAAGAAAATACCAAATTTGGTGTATTCATGGGTAAAGATCCGCTTGATATAAATATAGTAAATTTAGAAACTAAAGAGTATCTATACGAAAGCCCAGCCAAAGATGTAGAAAAAAAGCTTATAGAATTTGAAAAAGAATATAGTCGCCACAAAGCGATATTTATATACGGTATAGGTAATGGAATTTTCTTAAAATCATTATTAGCCAATCCCTCTCACGCAAAAATCATTGTATTCGAGCCAGAACTTGAGATTTTGTACGCGGCTCTTAGTTTGATTGATTTTTCACAAGAGATTTTCAAAGATAGGTTAATCATCCTTAAAGCAGATATGGTTAAGTTTATAGAGTTGTATATTATATGCAGAATTCCAGATATATTTAATAGTTTAAGATTGTATAACCTTCATATTATAAATGACTATTACGCACAAGATAAGTATAAAGATAATATACTTACGATAAATCAAGAAATGGCAAGAGCTATTTCCCAAGCGATAAAAGAGCGTGGCAATGACTCTAAAGACAATCTTATAGGTATGGAGTATACTACAAAACATTTGCCAAACGTCTTTTCAGGAGTTCCTTTAAAACGTATTATTGATAAGCGTAAAAAAAAGTGTAAATCAGCAGTTATAGTTTCTACTGGTCCATCTCTTGCCAAACAGCTCCCCATGCTTAAAAAATTAGCCCCATATACAACCATAATAGCAGTTGATGCGAGCTATCCAGTGCTTAAAAAGTACGGTATCAAGCCTGATTATGTTACATCTATCGAGAGAGTTCCAGCGACATCAAAATTTTTTAGTGAGCCTGTAAGCGACTTCGATAATGGTATTATATTTATTGTAGCATCACTTACACATGATGATACTGTGGCAAATTTAAAAGGTAGAGAGGTTTGTTACGCGCTTAGACCACTAGCTTATGAAATGAGTTTTAAGGATTATACTTTTGGATATATCGGTGGGGGTCAAAGTGCAGCTCACATGGCTTTTAACGTAGCTCAAGTCTTAGAATGTGACGATATCATACTTATCGGTCAGGATTTGGCTTTTGGTGAAGATGGTTCTAGCCATTCAAAAGGTCATATTTTTAAATCTACCGAAATAGATCCAACTAAACGCGAAAAGATTATGACGACAAAATACGGTGGCGTCGGCGAGATAGCCACTACGACCACTTGGAATGTATTTAGGACATATTTCGAGCATTCTATAGCAAATTTAAAAAGAGCAAATGGAGAATATCCAGTATATAACTGCACAGAAGGTGGCGCTAGGATAGAAGGCACCATAGAAGTTCCATTTAAACAAAAAGCAGACGAAATCATAAAAGCTGGTATAAAAAAGAAATTCGCTACTGTGCCAAAATTAACACCAAAACAACAAGAATTGCGTTTGATAAAAACTAAAAGATACCTAAAAAGTGTATTGAAATATGGTGAAAAACTACAAAAACAGTGTGAAAAAATGTTTTTAAAGATAGCAAAAGAGATAGAAAAAGATAAAAAGTTGATCGCCAAAGATCAAAAAGATAAAATCGATTATATGAAACTACAACAAATTTCTTTTGATATAGATGCACTCAAAGAAAAAACATACAAAGAACCAATGTTCCTATCAGTATATTACGCCGTTTGTAGCTCTATGCTATTACACCAAGAACTAGAGCTTGCTGTAATATCTGCTAGAAGAGTCGATAATGAAGATGAAAAGAACGATAAGCTTTTTGAGTGGGTTTCATGCCAAAGCTACTGGTTTTTTAGTCTAGCAGGAAGCATAGACGCTGCACTAGGTAGACTAAAAGAAGCGTCTAAAGACTGGATGGGTGATAATTAG
- a CDS encoding copper chaperone PCu(A)C produces the protein MLKFLGLASLAASLVLAANIEISNAYAKATPPNAKNSAAFMKITNNTDKNIALVSGSNSVSEFTELHTHVSENGMKKMIQIPKIDVPAKSTVELKPGSLHIMMIGLKQAVNPGDKVDLTLNFDNGDKVDLKGIEAKKIQPMKMK, from the coding sequence ATGTTGAAATTTTTAGGTTTAGCATCTTTAGCTGCTAGTTTAGTTTTAGCTGCAAATATCGAAATCAGCAACGCTTACGCCAAAGCTACTCCGCCAAATGCCAAGAACAGTGCTGCTTTTATGAAAATAACAAACAACACCGATAAAAACATTGCGCTTGTTTCAGGTAGCAACAGCGTGAGTGAGTTTACAGAGCTTCACACTCACGTAAGTGAAAATGGTATGAAAAAAATGATTCAAATACCAAAGATAGATGTCCCAGCAAAAAGCACAGTAGAGCTAAAACCAGGCAGTCTTCACATCATGATGATAGGACTAAAACAAGCCGTAAATCCTGGTGATAAAGTTGATCTTACTCTTAACTTCGATAATGGCGATAAGGTTGATTTAAAAGGTATAGAAGCTAAAAAAATCCAACCTATGAAAATGAAATAA
- the pgp2 gene encoding cell shape-determining L,D-carboxypeptidase Pgp2 — translation MKKIAFFICLGFSVLFAKSLEEIYLENGIVAVQNAIESNLQSKDYWSNKIKDMDLRYGYYEDDKLLTIVDKKSKNIFLYEYKNGKLNKKFNHEILTGLMGDKLKEGDLKTPVGVYNITRRFVPSDTYYGPVAFSLSYPNIYDQARDRTGGGIWIHGFPMQGVVREDTLKTKGCIAIPNNFLVEYEKFVGDKGGFVLINENSIAEASNDQISAIFAELFKWKKAWSDSDINKYLNFYDKTFVRFDGVKFDRFSEMKKSIFAKKEDKFIQFTKFEITPYPSTSKDKIFRVSFMEKYRTATYKFDGEKTLYVKLDGDKMKILTEQ, via the coding sequence TTGAAAAAGATAGCGTTTTTCATTTGTTTGGGATTTAGTGTGCTTTTTGCAAAATCTCTTGAAGAAATTTACTTAGAAAATGGCATAGTAGCTGTGCAAAATGCGATAGAATCAAATTTGCAAAGCAAGGATTATTGGTCAAACAAGATCAAAGATATGGATTTGAGATACGGATATTACGAAGATGACAAACTCCTAACAATCGTGGATAAAAAATCAAAAAATATTTTTCTTTATGAATATAAAAATGGCAAGTTAAATAAAAAATTTAACCACGAAATTTTAACTGGTCTTATGGGCGATAAACTAAAAGAGGGCGACCTAAAAACGCCTGTTGGGGTTTATAACATCACAAGAAGATTTGTGCCAAGCGACACGTATTATGGGCCAGTTGCTTTTAGTCTTTCGTACCCAAATATCTATGATCAAGCAAGAGATAGAACTGGCGGCGGCATATGGATACACGGCTTTCCGATGCAAGGCGTAGTCAGAGAAGATACACTTAAAACAAAAGGCTGTATTGCCATACCAAATAATTTTTTGGTCGAATATGAGAAGTTTGTGGGTGACAAAGGTGGCTTTGTTCTTATCAATGAAAACTCTATCGCAGAGGCTTCAAATGATCAAATTTCTGCTATTTTTGCTGAGCTTTTTAAGTGGAAAAAAGCGTGGAGTGACAGCGATATAAACAAATATTTAAATTTTTATGATAAAACTTTTGTTCGGTTTGATGGGGTTAAATTTGATAGATTTAGTGAGATGAAAAAGAGTATTTTTGCTAAAAAAGAGGATAAATTCATACAATTTACCAAATTTGAGATAACTCCATATCCATCTACAAGCAAAGATAAGATTTTTAGAGTTAGTTTTATGGAAAAATACAGAACTGCAACTTATAAATTTGATGGAGAAAAAACCCTTTATGTCAAGCTTGACGGTGATAAAATGAAGATTTTAACAGAACAATAA
- a CDS encoding flagellin B — MGFRINTNIAAMNAHTNAVVNNRSLDSSLGRLSSGLRIQTAADDASGMSIADSLRSQASGLGQAVKNANDAIGIVQTADKAMDEQIKILDTIKTKSIQAAQDGQSSDSRRALQNDISRLLEELDNIASTTSFNGQQLLNGSFSNKEFQIGSYSNETAKVSIGATGSNSIGHTRFETTQNAVASAISALTDLTVKLSGIDRYPAGYVFKTIDADTLKVDGFKAVADQINAISDLTGVKASVNNTQVMSVGVQAGTIKDLRINGVLIGDLTIKAGDEGNILTAAINKVKDETGIEASIENGKLTLAAKDGRAIRIDASSVGGFSIAGGKAVVGSGAGGVYLGQLTFTRQDARDIKVGINGLSVGGMSATFSTAANISTVSVASIAYNQASVNLKYMNSGTISSAIAKAMGFFKGGEMATDQSGGVNTFAGAQAMIDVAQSAQKTLDSIRADLGSVQNQLVSTINNISVTQVNVKSAESQIRDVDFAEESANFSKYNILAQSGSYAMSQANAVQQNVLKLLQ; from the coding sequence ATGGGTTTTAGAATCAACACAAATATAGCGGCTATGAACGCCCACACAAATGCGGTGGTAAATAACCGTAGCTTAGACAGCTCTCTTGGTCGTCTTAGCTCAGGACTTCGTATCCAAACAGCAGCAGATGACGCATCTGGCATGAGTATCGCAGACTCTCTAAGAAGCCAAGCAAGCGGTCTTGGACAAGCAGTCAAAAACGCAAACGATGCAATAGGTATCGTCCAAACAGCAGATAAAGCTATGGATGAGCAAATAAAAATCCTTGATACTATCAAAACCAAATCTATCCAAGCAGCTCAAGATGGTCAAAGCAGTGACTCAAGACGTGCGCTACAAAACGACATCTCAAGACTACTTGAAGAGTTAGATAATATCGCAAGTACTACTAGTTTTAACGGTCAACAACTCCTAAATGGAAGCTTCAGCAATAAAGAGTTTCAAATCGGCTCATATTCAAATGAAACTGCAAAAGTAAGCATAGGTGCTACAGGATCAAATTCTATAGGTCATACTAGATTTGAAACTACTCAAAACGCAGTTGCTTCAGCGATTAGTGCATTAACTGATTTAACGGTGAAGCTTAGTGGTATAGATAGATATCCAGCTGGTTATGTTTTTAAAACTATAGATGCTGATACTTTAAAAGTAGATGGCTTTAAAGCAGTTGCCGATCAAATAAATGCTATATCGGATTTAACCGGAGTAAAGGCTAGTGTAAATAATACTCAAGTTATGTCAGTTGGAGTTCAAGCTGGTACTATAAAAGACCTTAGAATAAATGGCGTTCTTATAGGTGACCTTACTATAAAAGCTGGAGATGAGGGAAATATCTTAACTGCTGCCATAAATAAAGTCAAAGATGAAACAGGCATAGAAGCAAGTATAGAAAATGGCAAGCTAACTCTAGCTGCTAAAGATGGCAGGGCTATACGTATAGATGCTTCTTCTGTGGGTGGATTTAGCATAGCTGGTGGTAAAGCAGTAGTCGGTAGTGGCGCTGGTGGTGTATATCTTGGTCAGCTTACTTTTACAAGACAAGATGCTAGAGATATAAAAGTAGGTATAAATGGTCTTTCTGTGGGTGGTATGTCTGCTACTTTCTCTACTGCAGCAAATATTTCAACTGTTTCTGTCGCTTCGATAGCTTACAATCAAGCTTCTGTAAATTTGAAATATATGAACTCAGGAACTATTTCAAGTGCTATAGCTAAAGCTATGGGATTTTTCAAAGGTGGAGAAATGGCAACCGATCAATCGGGTGGCGTTAATACATTTGCCGGAGCTCAAGCTATGATAGATGTAGCTCAATCAGCTCAAAAAACACTTGATAGCATTAGAGCTGACTTAGGTTCTGTACAAAACCAACTAGTAAGCACTATTAATAACATTAGCGTAACTCAAGTAAACGTCAAGAGTGCAGAAAGCCAAATCCGTGATGTTGACTTCGCTGAAGAGAGTGCAAACTTCTCTAAATATAATATATTAGCCCAATCAGGAAGTTATGCAATGAGCCAAGCTAATGCGGTACAACAAAATGTCTTAAAGTTACTACAATAA
- the cmeU gene encoding CmeU family protein translates to MENQEISNEEKEFIKSQIETMLKARDEFLAVLDANVPKQGNSNVFDFDACKDKSLKELYAKFYSYDYSIRKILPYVYKRFGVSFNV, encoded by the coding sequence ATGGAAAATCAAGAGATTTCAAACGAAGAAAAAGAGTTTATAAAAAGCCAGATCGAAACAATGCTAAAAGCACGTGATGAGTTTTTAGCAGTGCTTGACGCAAACGTCCCAAAACAAGGTAATAGCAACGTTTTTGACTTCGATGCTTGCAAAGATAAAAGCTTAAAAGAGCTTTACGCCAAATTTTATTCTTACGACTACTCGATAAGAAAAATTTTGCCTTATGTCTATAAAAGATTTGGTGTGAGCTTTAATGTCTGA
- a CDS encoding alanine racemase, giving the protein MSEILINRAAYLHNLTQISNKVGSKDRIIVILKDNAYGHGALQIAKLASEFGIKFACVRTMSEAQEIAEFFKNILILSHIPTGDEDLRFIYTINDISNLSVLKSGCKVHLGIDTLMHRNGLGEDELESAFEIASQRNIEICGAFTHFRSSDETSAEYFVQRENFAKAKAKIKALGAKFGLNLTFHSNNSAGIERATDFDDEFVRAGIAQHGYEQFNSSLSLKPVMSLWADLVSKRVLKAGQSVGYGAKFTAKEDIQIATYDLGYGDGLLRYAGIGELKLANGNLLLGKMSMDSFSTKYAGDRVCVFDDARVWAEFFGTISYDVLVKLSPIIKRTIV; this is encoded by the coding sequence ATGTCTGAAATCTTGATAAATAGGGCTGCCTATCTTCACAATCTAACCCAAATTTCAAATAAAGTAGGCTCAAAAGACCGAATAATCGTCATCTTAAAAGACAATGCTTACGGACATGGTGCATTGCAAATCGCAAAGCTAGCAAGCGAGTTTGGGATCAAATTCGCTTGCGTTAGAACGATGAGCGAAGCACAGGAGATCGCTGAGTTTTTCAAAAATATCCTTATTTTATCGCATATTCCAACAGGCGATGAAGACCTAAGATTTATCTATACAATAAATGATATTTCAAATTTAAGCGTTTTAAAAAGCGGCTGCAAAGTTCATCTTGGCATTGATACTTTGATGCATAGAAATGGGCTTGGCGAAGATGAGCTTGAGAGTGCTTTTGAGATCGCAAGTCAAAGAAATATCGAAATTTGTGGTGCATTTACGCACTTTAGAAGTAGTGATGAAACAAGCGCAGAATACTTCGTCCAAAGAGAAAATTTCGCCAAAGCCAAAGCCAAAATCAAAGCTTTGGGCGCTAAATTTGGACTAAATTTAACCTTTCATTCAAATAATTCAGCTGGAATAGAAAGAGCGACCGACTTTGATGATGAGTTCGTCAGAGCTGGAATAGCTCAGCACGGATATGAGCAATTTAATTCTAGCTTGAGCTTAAAACCAGTAATGAGCTTGTGGGCGGATCTTGTCAGTAAAAGAGTTTTAAAAGCTGGTCAAAGCGTGGGATATGGGGCTAAATTTACAGCCAAAGAAGATATACAAATCGCCACTTATGATCTTGGATATGGTGACGGACTTTTGAGATACGCAGGAATTGGCGAGCTAAAACTTGCAAACGGCAACTTGTTACTTGGCAAAATGTCTATGGATAGCTTTAGCACGAAATACGCTGGAGATAGAGTTTGCGTGTTTGATGATGCAAGAGTGTGGGCTGAGTTTTTTGGCACTATCAGCTATGACGTGCTAGTCAAACTAAGCCCTATTATAAAAAGAACAATCGTTTAG